The sequence below is a genomic window from Plasmodium coatneyi strain Hackeri chromosome 13, complete sequence.
TGAAGATGATGTATCCACTGATAATTGGGATAGGGGAAAGTACGGTAAGTTCTGTGAAATCATGGTAAAGAATATAATATTGACGACAGCCGTtccaaagaaatataaaaaccaaagagaaaaaacaccgtgtgagaaaaaagtaaaaaatattcctgtatgtgatttattaaaagtaTGGATGTGGTATATGGACTTGTTCTGTGCTCCAAAGGCAGTTATTGAACGTGCCCTTGAAGCTGTAAAAGTAGTAAGGACGGACATGAATCCAGGTGAGAACTATGTGAAATGTACTTATGAGGATGCACTTAACCTTCCTTATACGGGACAGACAAAAACCCCAGGTGACCCGTATTACATATTTGAAACAAGTGAGTTGCATACTATGATGAAAGAAACAactaaagaaaaaggatGGTGCAGAGAGGGTAAAGGAAGGTTCGGGCACAAAACCTCCGAAGTTCCAGACCATACACGCAAGGATACGGAAGAGCATGATCAAATAACGAATGGTCATGACAacctgaacaaaatgaaaaaaatccttCAGAAAGTTATGGatgaagtgaaggaagaagtaaagaaggaaggtgtaaaggaagaaaaggaggcagAAGTACagggagaagaagaggaagaagacgaagaagaagacctCCCCTCAGAAGAAGATCCTCctggggaagaagaggaggaagatgaagaagaaagtggagTAGacgtggaggaggaagaagacgaagTTGAAGAAATCGAAGAACAAGAAGCATCTAAAGAGGAACCAACGTCGGGAGACGGTACTGAGCAAACAGAGGACCCAGGTAAGGTTACAACATCTTCCTAAAAAGTAAACTTACTAAAGAGCAgtgtggtaggaaggttgttagggtcgTCGTtcgtggtaggtggattgttaggtggatggTGATGCTAATGCAAATATTGATGCTGCTGTAGCGGAGACATGTCTCAACTTCTCTGATGCTGATGATATTCTGCCACAATCAGCAGAACTTTTATCACGACCCAATATTGCTGTGATTGATCTTGATGAGGGCGATCACAGGAGCCATTGGTCCTGTTGGGGCCTCATGTAGTGTGCCACGTACTATTAATGTAGTTCAGGAATAAAGTACAACTTCCTACTAATCCTCCTTCTACAGGCACAGGAACAAATACCCCGCCCCAACCTGTTCAACCTGAGCCTGAACCTGTTCCTGCTCCTTCTGATTCTGCGGGTAGAGGAGGGGGAGGGTCCAGTTTAGCAACACCCAAGGCTGCCCGACTTACTGACAAGAAAGGAATcgatcctttccttccttatttcccTCTTGCTCCTGCCATGATTGGTATTTCTATCatgagttatctcctttggaaggtaagacaaagaaaaaaattaatattagagaaaaaaaaagaaagtaaaggaagaaaagaaacagaaaaaaaaaataatattagaagaaaaggaaaaggaaaaaaaaaaaagaaaaaaaaaagggtttaggattccgCGCTTAAGTCCCGCGTTTCAGTGTATTGGATTCCGCATTCAGGGGGGTAGAATTTCGCACTGAGGAATGTTTAtaagatttcgcattttaaaggtgtgtgtgtaggatttcgcaatttaagtggtgtatgtgtataggatttcccattttagggagtgtgtttgtaggatttcgcattttaaaggtgtgtgtgtaggatttcgcaatttaagtggtgtatgtgtataggatttcccattttagggagtgtgtttgtaggatttcgcattttagggagtgtgtgtgtgggatTTCTTATTTAGGGTTACGGTTTCAGTGGTATAAggtttcgcatttaagggtgtgtatgtgtagtatttcgcattttagggtgtgtgtatgtgtaggatttcgcatttaacgggtgtatgtgtaggatttcgcattttagggtgtgtttgtgcaggatttcacattttaggggtgtatgtgtaggatttcgcaatttagggGTGCCTCGTTTAGGGTGAGTGTAAGATTTCGCACTTAGGGTGAAAGTAgtaattatttcttttaaaacaATATTTTgacccttttaaaaaagcattttcttccttttttttttttttttttgttcagtactttggaatgcttcgtaagACAAGAAGACGTTACAaaagagctcatcaagtacgtggcCCGACCATACAGGAACAACTCCTTGACCATCTTGACCAACCtggtccacgtgaatattaTTTAGTAAAAGAGCGCAAAcaacctcgttctacgcctataaaaaggaggacaaaACGCGTTGCtggtcgtcgtcgtcgtggtgtacgtcgccgcatgattattgatattcatttagaagtcttagacgaatgtcaaaaagggggcaccAAACTGATCCAGGAAGACTTTtatgaaattttggttcaagaatttatgggttctgatttaataaaagaggagaaggttccaagttcagattccgggtttagggaggaagacattgttcctaaggaagatgttcaaaaggaacaggttcaatgttcagggtttagggtttagggtttagggtttagggtttagggaggaagtcTTTGTTCCTAATGGAAaggttcctaaggaacaggttccaagttcagattccagTTTTGAGGAGGATGATTTTCTTCCTGGGATtgatgttcctgaggaagatgttcgtaaggaacaggttcccagttcagattccgggtttagggtgcagtaaaaatatttttctttcttttttttttttttttgtgttatgCATGGTggtgtttacatgttcgtGTGTGGtcaatataagtggaagtgaaaaaaaatttttttcttacccacTTTATTCTgacttgtttggtaaaattttctttattgaagaattaaaaatatgttcattaattttttttgttataaatttttttatcgtgtataaatatattttttaattttttgcacataaatatttcttcaaaaatgtcaggaccttttttcatttttccgcATCCGTTTTGGGCGTATTCTTTTTGTATGTGCTTATCCAAACttacaaatgaaaaggaaagagaaggaatgacatatgaagaaaagaaggaaagaaggaataagaagtaatgtggaataaggaaagaaggaataaggaatgaaggaaaaaagaagaaagtgtctcttttttttttttttcctatactGCGTATAAGCTTTATGATCGTTATATatgcttcctccccctcttgAGGGAGGGGGCACACActcattcaacattccaaatgAGTGTTACATTACAATGTGTTACACAACGACGGTGTTACATCCGACCATAACCTACATTCGTTCTTTGATGATGACCTGATGTagtattattttttgtcctttttgctCCCGCTCCTATTCCTGCTcttgctcttccttctctttccacGGTAGATGGTCCTATGTATGGAGCTAAAGAACGTAGTGTGGAATTCTCTGTCGCGTCACCAATTGTTGACGTGTCCGTTGAATCGAATGTTGAACTGTTTTCTCTTAGAGTATCAATGTCCCCCCCGATTGATCTTCTATTCCTCCTGTTACTGCTTCTTccgctccttccatttccagaagaatGGTTagcaaaccaagaagaccatggtttatactgaagagaaggaaggtgttgttaggggtggttggtggaaagaAGATTATTAGGTGGGtagtaggtggaaggaaggaagagatctaaggaggaggaaggaaaggaagtgtctaaggagggaaggaaggaatgaaagaagtaaaggaagtgctctaaggaaggaagggatgtctaaggaagatggaaggatgtctaagaaggaaaggaaagggaaggggtctaaggaaggaaagtaggTCTACttagaaagggaaggaatgggttagaaggaaggagagtttaaggaaggggtctaacgaagaaaggaggatCTAAGCAAGAAAGGAGCatctaaggatggaagggatctaaggaagaaagtaaggtctaaggaaggaaagaaggaatgtctaaggaggaaaggaaggaacgatctaaggaaggaaggtagtcttagggtggtaggtggaagggatctaaggaggaaaggaaggtgtctaaggaggaatgaaggaaacaaggaaagaagtaataaggaaagaaggaataaggaataagaaggaaagaaggaataaggaataagaacgaaaaagaaggaataaggaagggggtgttagggtggtggtaggtggggtgttagggtggtggtataTGTTCGGTGGtagggtgataggtgggttgttaggtggaaggaaggttcttaggggtAGTAGCTGGGTTGATAGGGGTAGTAGCTGGGTTGATAGGGGTAGTAGCTGGGTTGATAAGGGTAGTAGCTGGGTTGATAGGGATAGTAgctgggttgttaggtggaaggaaggttactAGAGATGGAATAAAGGTTGTTGGGTGAgttgtggaaggaaggtagtgttaggggtggtaggtgggttgttgggGGAATTGTGCATAAAGGTGCACATAGAGGTGATGGATGGGTCGAACATAGAAGTaatgttgttagtgtggtagaatgatgttgttaggggtggtagaatgatgttgctaggggtggtagaatgatgttgttaggggtggtagaatgatgttgttaggggtggtagaatgatgttgttaggggtggtagaatgatgttgttaggggtggtagaatgatgttgttaggggtggtagaatgatgttgttaggggtggtagaatgatgttgttaggggtggtagaatgatgttgttaggtgtggtagCATGATGTTGGTCGGGGTGTTAAAatgaaggtttagggtttccgAGTGAAGGTTCCGCGTATTAGAATGATGGTTTGGGGCTGTTTGAATGAACGTTCGGGAtattagagtgaaggttCAGGTTGTGGGAACAGTGTTAAGGTTATGGgataagttttttttctaggCTATGCAATAACAATATGGGCAGGTTTTTAGTTTCCTAGGGggaatattctttttcttaacgaagaagaaataaggcaggagcaaaaagaaagaatgaaaaggaggaaaaaagaaaaagaggaggaaaaaaaaagaaaaagtgaggGAAGAATGTAAGGTGCatatggaaggagaagaggGAAGGTCGTATGCaagaatttttttgctttatttattattttagggaaaaaggaaaaaaaaaggaatgaaaaggaggggaaacttgtgagaaagaagaaaaaagaaaggaagaagaagaaaagaaggaagaaaaaaagggttcaGTGTATGGGAGTAGGGTTAAGGTTATGAGAATACGGGTCAGGTTGTTAAAGTAGGTTTCAGGTTGTTAAGGTAGGTTTCAGGTTGTTAAGGTAGGGTTAAAGCTGTAGGATTAAGGTTCATTTCTAGGATATTTGAACAGCAATATGTCCTGCTACTTAGCTCCTTAGGGGGAGGAATGGGAAGAAgtgtaagaaggaaagaaggaatgatgGAAAgcaagaaagaaaaaaaggaaaaaaggaaaaaaaaaaaaaaaaataagtgaaagaacaaggaagggaaggaaagaatgaaggaagcttgggaagaaggaatggaaggatGGTTATTAGGGGTGTTATAATaaaggttcagggtgtggAGTTAGGGTACAGGTTGTTAGAACGAAAGGTTCAGGGTATGGGTGTAGGGTACAggttgttagaatgaagattctgggtattagagtgaagATTCAA
It includes:
- a CDS encoding SICA antigen, whose amino-acid sequence is MIIDIHLEVLDECQKGGTKLIQEDFYEILVQEFMGSDLIKEEKVPSSDSGFREEDIVPKEDVQKEQVQCSGFRV